A genomic stretch from Mycobacterium malmoense includes:
- the ipdA gene encoding cholesterol ring-cleaving hydrolase subunit IpdA, with the protein MTDKRTSLDEAVAQLRSGMTIGIGGWGSRRKPMAFVRAMLRTDVKDLTVVTYGGPDLGLLCSAGKVKRVYYGFVSLDSPPFYDPWFAKARTGGAIEAREMDEGMLRCGLQAAAQRLPFLPIRAGLGSSVPDFWEGELQTVTSPYPTDDGHETLIAMPALRLDAAFVHLNLGDSQGNAAYTGIDPYFDDLFLMAAEKRYLSVERVVPTQELVKAVPPQALLVNRMMVDAVVEAPGGAHFTTAAPDYGRDEKFQRHYAEAASTEEGWQKFVQTYLSGGEADYQAAVRAFGKEASK; encoded by the coding sequence ATGACCGACAAGCGAACCAGCCTCGACGAGGCCGTCGCGCAGTTGCGCAGCGGTATGACCATCGGCATCGGTGGCTGGGGGTCGCGGCGCAAGCCGATGGCATTCGTGCGGGCCATGCTGCGCACCGACGTCAAAGACCTGACCGTCGTGACCTACGGCGGACCGGACCTGGGGCTGCTGTGCTCGGCCGGCAAGGTCAAGCGCGTCTACTACGGGTTCGTCTCGCTGGATTCGCCGCCCTTCTACGACCCGTGGTTCGCCAAGGCCCGCACCGGCGGGGCCATCGAAGCCCGCGAGATGGACGAGGGCATGCTGCGCTGCGGGCTGCAGGCGGCGGCACAGCGGCTGCCGTTCCTGCCGATCCGCGCCGGGCTGGGCAGCTCGGTCCCCGACTTCTGGGAGGGCGAATTGCAAACCGTCACTTCGCCGTACCCAACGGATGACGGGCATGAGACGCTGATCGCCATGCCCGCGTTGCGCCTGGACGCCGCCTTTGTGCACCTCAATCTCGGTGACAGCCAAGGCAATGCCGCCTACACCGGCATCGACCCCTACTTCGACGATCTCTTCCTGATGGCCGCCGAGAAACGCTACCTGTCGGTGGAGCGCGTCGTGCCCACCCAGGAGCTGGTCAAGGCGGTGCCGCCGCAGGCGCTGCTGGTGAACCGAATGATGGTCGACGCGGTCGTGGAAGCGCCCGGTGGTGCCCACTTCACCACCGCCGCACCGGATTACGGCCGCGACGAGAAGTTCCAGCGGCACTACGCCGAGGCGGCCTCGACGGAGGAGGGTTGGCAGAAGTTCGTGCAGACCTATCTGTCGGGCGGCGAAGCCGACTACCAGGCGGCCGTGCGCGCATTCGGGAAGGAGGCCTCGAAATGA
- the ipdB gene encoding cholesterol ring-cleaving hydrolase subunit IpdB has protein sequence MSTRADVCAVACAELFRDAGEIMVSPMANMASVGARLARLTFSPDIVLTDGEAQLLADTPALGAPGAVEGWMPFGRVFETLAWGRRHVVMGANQVDRFGNQNLSAFGPLQRPTRQMFGVRGAPGNAINHATSYWVGNHSKRVFTEAVDVVCGIGWDKIDPDNPAFRFMGVYRVVSNLGVFDFGGPDRTMRAVSLHPGVSPGDVRENTSFEVHGVDEAEETRLPTEDELRLIREVIDPKGLRDREIRS, from the coding sequence ATGAGCACCCGAGCCGACGTGTGCGCCGTCGCCTGCGCCGAATTGTTCCGCGACGCGGGCGAAATCATGGTCAGCCCCATGGCGAACATGGCATCGGTCGGCGCACGGCTGGCCCGGCTGACCTTCTCCCCCGACATCGTGCTGACCGACGGCGAGGCCCAGCTGCTGGCCGACACCCCGGCGCTGGGCGCTCCCGGAGCCGTCGAGGGTTGGATGCCGTTCGGCCGGGTGTTCGAGACGCTGGCCTGGGGGCGCCGCCATGTGGTGATGGGCGCCAATCAGGTTGACCGCTTTGGCAATCAGAATCTTTCGGCGTTCGGCCCGCTGCAGCGCCCGACCCGGCAGATGTTCGGGGTTCGGGGCGCGCCGGGCAACGCGATCAACCACGCCACCAGCTACTGGGTCGGCAACCATTCCAAGCGGGTGTTCACCGAAGCCGTCGACGTCGTTTGCGGCATCGGCTGGGACAAGATCGACCCGGACAATCCGGCGTTCCGGTTCATGGGCGTCTACCGGGTGGTGTCCAACCTCGGGGTGTTCGACTTCGGCGGCCCCGATCGAACCATGCGGGCGGTGTCCCTGCATCCCGGTGTGTCACCCGGCGACGTCCGCGAAAACACTTCGTTCGAGGTGCACGGCGTTGACGAGGCCGAGGAGACCAGGCTGCCGACCGAGGACGAGCTGCGCCTGATCCGCGAGGTCATCGACCCGAAGGGGCTGCGCGACAGGGAGATACGTTCGTGA
- the ipdC gene encoding (3aS,4S,5R,7aS)-5-hydroxy-7a-methyl-1-oxo-octahydro-1H-indene-4-carboxyl-CoA dehydrogenase, whose amino-acid sequence MKLRTPLTELVGVEHPVVQTGMGWVAGARLVSATANAGGLGILASATMTLDELATAIGKVKATTNKPFGVNIRADAADAGDRVELMIREGVKVASFALAPKQELIARLKDAGAVVIPSIGAAKHARKVAAWGADAMIVQGGEGGGHTGPVATTLLLPSVLDAVQGTGIPVIAAGGFFDGRGLAAALSYGAAGVAMGTRFLLTSDSTVPDAVKRRYLEAALDGTVVTTRVDGMPHRVLRTGLVEKLESGSPARGFAAAVRNAAKFKKMSRMTWRSMIRDGLAMRHGKELTWSQVVMAANTPMLLKAGLVEGNTQAGVLASGQVAGILDDLPSCAELIESIVHDAIEHLRAAAALVED is encoded by the coding sequence GTGAAATTGCGCACGCCGCTGACCGAGCTGGTCGGCGTCGAGCACCCGGTGGTGCAGACCGGGATGGGCTGGGTGGCCGGGGCCCGGCTGGTGTCGGCCACGGCCAACGCGGGCGGGCTCGGCATCCTGGCGTCGGCCACCATGACGCTGGATGAGCTGGCGACGGCCATCGGCAAGGTCAAGGCGACGACCAACAAGCCGTTCGGTGTCAACATCCGCGCCGACGCCGCCGACGCCGGCGACCGCGTCGAGTTGATGATCCGCGAGGGCGTGAAGGTGGCGTCGTTCGCCTTGGCGCCCAAACAGGAGCTGATCGCCCGGCTCAAAGATGCTGGGGCGGTGGTTATCCCGTCGATCGGCGCGGCCAAGCACGCGCGCAAGGTCGCGGCCTGGGGTGCCGACGCGATGATCGTGCAGGGCGGCGAGGGCGGCGGGCACACCGGACCCGTCGCGACGACGCTGCTGCTGCCGTCGGTGCTGGATGCCGTGCAGGGCACCGGCATTCCGGTGATCGCGGCGGGTGGATTCTTCGACGGGCGGGGGCTGGCGGCGGCGCTGTCCTACGGCGCCGCCGGCGTGGCGATGGGCACGCGGTTTTTGCTCACCTCGGATTCCACCGTGCCCGACGCGGTCAAGCGGCGCTACCTCGAGGCGGCACTGGACGGCACCGTGGTCACCACGCGCGTCGACGGCATGCCGCACCGGGTGTTGCGCACCGGCCTGGTCGAGAAGCTGGAAAGCGGCTCGCCGGCAAGGGGTTTCGCTGCCGCGGTGCGCAACGCCGCGAAGTTCAAGAAGATGTCGCGGATGACCTGGCGGTCGATGATCCGCGACGGCCTGGCGATGCGCCACGGCAAGGAGCTGACCTGGTCGCAGGTGGTGATGGCGGCCAACACCCCGATGCTGCTCAAAGCCGGTCTGGTCGAGGGCAATACCCAGGCCGGAGTCCTGGCCTCCGGCCAGGTGGCCGGCATCCTCGACGACCTGCCCTCGTGTGCGGAGCTGATCGAGTCGATCGTTCACGACGCGATCGAGCATCTGCGGGCGGCGGCCGCGCTGGTGGAAGACTAA
- a CDS encoding AbrB/MazE/SpoVT family DNA-binding domain-containing protein codes for MTPKRQVTIPKMTRDALGIREGDQVIFGVEGDRAVVSRTPDLLALTGTVRVPPAKRNVAWDDVIRRISRHARRHA; via the coding sequence GTGACGCCAAAAAGGCAGGTGACTATCCCCAAGATGACACGGGATGCGCTCGGCATCCGGGAGGGAGACCAGGTTATCTTCGGCGTCGAAGGCGATCGCGCTGTCGTTTCCCGGACACCCGACTTACTCGCCTTGACCGGCACAGTCCGGGTGCCCCCAGCGAAACGCAATGTCGCATGGGACGACGTAATCCGCCGGATCTCGCGGCACGCGCGACGTCATGCCTAG
- a CDS encoding SatD family protein: protein MKLYPSQRAPLIGDVVGSRLAPYRSELHRVVTNALRGVAASAIDPPAFTVGDEFQGSYPTVDAAIDAALSLRLTVGPEIDIRFGIGWGTITILDADAGIQDGPGWWAARDAIRQTAEAQRRPGFTLVRTTFRAGDDTRTDVAAINAALLCRDHLLGSLDERSLRIAKGLMSNKTKKQLTAEEGISPSAVSQRTGRDGLDLIVLASQHLRRVP, encoded by the coding sequence ATGAAGCTTTATCCTTCACAACGGGCGCCGCTCATCGGCGACGTCGTCGGTTCGCGGCTGGCGCCGTACCGCTCCGAGCTGCATCGAGTCGTCACGAACGCCCTGCGCGGCGTCGCCGCCAGCGCGATTGACCCGCCGGCGTTCACCGTCGGCGACGAGTTTCAGGGCAGCTATCCGACCGTGGATGCCGCGATCGATGCCGCACTGTCGCTGCGGCTAACCGTCGGTCCCGAAATCGATATTCGGTTTGGGATCGGCTGGGGCACAATCACCATCCTGGACGCCGACGCCGGAATCCAGGACGGGCCGGGCTGGTGGGCCGCGCGAGACGCCATCCGGCAGACCGCGGAGGCTCAGCGGCGGCCCGGCTTCACGCTGGTTCGAACGACGTTCCGGGCAGGCGACGACACCCGCACCGACGTCGCTGCGATAAACGCGGCCCTGCTGTGTCGGGACCATCTGCTTGGATCGCTTGATGAAAGATCGTTGCGGATTGCGAAGGGCTTGATGAGCAACAAGACCAAAAAGCAGCTTACCGCTGAGGAGGGCATCAGCCCATCGGCGGTGTCACAGCGAACGGGCCGCGACGGCCTGGATCTGATCGTGCTTGCCAGCCAACATCTTCGGAGAGTGCCGTGA
- a CDS encoding superoxide dismutase: MPAYHLPDLTYDYGALEPAISGEIMQLHHSAHHAAYVKGANSTVEQLADARAEGTLGQLPGLERALAFNLAGHALHSIFWTNLAPDGGDRPEGELAAAIDEFFGGFDAFRAELTGATATVQGSGWGALAWDPIGRRLVVHQIHDHHISVAITSTPLLVFDAWEHAFYLQYRNVKADYVDQLWSLVNWADVSARFDAARTGRLVGLRGTDEIGDER; encoded by the coding sequence ATGCCGGCCTATCACCTGCCCGACCTGACCTACGACTACGGCGCGCTCGAACCCGCTATCAGCGGCGAGATCATGCAACTTCACCACAGCGCGCACCACGCCGCATACGTCAAGGGCGCCAACTCCACCGTCGAACAACTTGCCGACGCCCGCGCCGAGGGCACTCTCGGCCAACTGCCCGGCCTGGAGCGGGCCCTTGCATTCAACCTCGCCGGTCACGCGCTGCACTCGATCTTCTGGACCAACCTGGCACCGGACGGCGGCGACCGCCCCGAAGGCGAACTGGCCGCCGCCATCGACGAGTTCTTCGGCGGATTCGACGCGTTTCGCGCCGAGCTGACCGGGGCCACCGCCACGGTGCAGGGTTCCGGGTGGGGCGCGCTGGCGTGGGACCCGATCGGCCGCCGGCTTGTCGTGCATCAAATTCACGACCACCACATCAGCGTCGCGATCACCAGCACGCCGCTGCTCGTGTTCGATGCCTGGGAGCACGCCTTCTACCTGCAGTACCGCAACGTCAAAGCCGACTATGTCGACCAGCTGTGGTCGCTGGTGAACTGGGCCGACGTCTCGGCCCGATTCGATGCGGCCCGCACCGGCCGGCTTGTCGGGCTGCGCGGCACTGACGAAATCGGTGACGAGCGATGA
- the nrdF gene encoding class 1b ribonucleoside-diphosphate reductase subunit beta, translated as MTSRLVDRVHAINWNRLLDPKDAQVWDRLTGNFWLPEKVPLSNDLQSWRTLSAQEQQTTIRVFTGLTLLDTAQATVGAVSMIADAITPHEEAVLTNIAFMESVHAKSYSSIFTTLCSTRQIDDAFDWSEQNPHLQRKAQIIVDYYCGDDALKRKAASVMLESFLFYSGFYLPMYWSSRGKLTNTADLIRLIIRDEAVHGYYIGYKCQRGLAGLTDPERADHREYTYDLLHALYANEIDYARDLYDGLGWTDDVLPYMRYNANKALANLGYEPAFGRDECQVNPAVLSALDPGAGENHDFFSGSGSSYVIGAQQATEDADWDF; from the coding sequence ATGACAAGCCGACTGGTCGACCGAGTTCATGCGATCAACTGGAACCGCCTGCTCGACCCCAAGGACGCGCAGGTTTGGGACCGGTTGACCGGTAACTTCTGGTTGCCGGAGAAGGTGCCGCTGTCCAACGACCTGCAGTCGTGGCGGACGCTCAGCGCGCAGGAGCAGCAGACGACGATACGGGTGTTCACGGGCCTGACCCTGCTCGACACCGCGCAGGCCACCGTCGGCGCGGTGTCGATGATCGCCGACGCGATCACACCGCACGAAGAAGCGGTGCTGACCAACATCGCGTTCATGGAGTCGGTGCATGCCAAGAGCTACAGCTCGATCTTCACCACGCTGTGCTCGACCCGGCAGATCGACGACGCGTTCGACTGGTCGGAGCAGAACCCACACCTACAGCGCAAGGCGCAGATCATCGTCGATTACTACTGTGGCGACGACGCCCTCAAACGCAAAGCGGCGTCGGTCATGCTGGAATCTTTCCTGTTCTACTCCGGCTTCTATCTGCCGATGTACTGGTCCTCACGCGGAAAGCTCACCAACACCGCCGATCTCATTCGGCTGATCATCCGCGACGAAGCCGTGCACGGGTATTACATCGGCTACAAGTGTCAGCGTGGACTGGCCGGGCTCACCGACCCCGAGCGCGCCGATCACCGCGAATATACCTATGACCTACTGCACGCCTTGTACGCCAACGAGATCGACTACGCCCGTGACCTCTACGACGGGTTGGGCTGGACGGACGATGTCTTGCCCTACATGCGGTACAACGCGAACAAGGCGCTCGCCAACCTTGGGTACGAGCCGGCCTTCGGCCGCGACGAATGCCAGGTGAACCCGGCGGTGCTGTCCGCGCTCGATCCCGGTGCCGGTGAGAACCACGACTTTTTCTCCGGCTCGGGCAGCTCCTATGTCATTGGGGCCCAGCAAGCCACCGAGGACGCCGACTGGGACTTCTAA
- the fadA6 gene encoding steroid 3-ketoacyl-CoA thiolase FadA6: MPEAYVIDAVRTAVGKRNGSLAGIHPLDLGAVAWRGLFDRADVDPAAVDDVIAGCVDAIGGQAGNIARLSWLAAGYPEEVPGVTVDRQCGSSQQAISFGAQAIMAGTADLIVAGGMQNMSWIPISSAMTVGEQFGFTSPTNESKQWLHRYGDQEISQFRGSELIAEKWNLSREEMEQYALTSHERAFAAIRAGHFDNEIVTVETESGPFRVDEGPRETSLEKMAGLKPLVEGGRLTAAMASQISDGASAVLLASERAVKDHKLTPRARIHHISARGADPVFMLTGPIPATRYALDKAGLSIDDIDTVEINEAFAPVVMAWLKEIKADPEKVNPNGGAIALGHPLGATGAKLFTTMLNELERVGGRYGLQTMCEGGGTANVTIVERL, encoded by the coding sequence ATGCCCGAGGCGTACGTTATCGACGCTGTACGTACCGCGGTCGGCAAGCGCAATGGATCGCTTGCCGGGATACATCCCCTCGATCTGGGTGCCGTGGCGTGGCGCGGGCTGTTCGACCGGGCCGATGTCGATCCCGCCGCCGTCGACGACGTGATCGCCGGTTGCGTCGACGCCATCGGCGGGCAGGCGGGCAACATCGCCCGGCTCTCGTGGCTGGCCGCCGGCTATCCCGAGGAGGTCCCCGGGGTCACCGTGGACCGGCAATGCGGTTCCAGCCAACAGGCGATTTCCTTTGGCGCGCAGGCGATTATGGCCGGTACGGCCGACCTGATCGTGGCCGGCGGTATGCAGAACATGAGTTGGATCCCGATCTCGTCGGCCATGACGGTCGGTGAGCAGTTCGGTTTCACCTCGCCGACCAACGAGTCCAAGCAGTGGCTGCACCGGTACGGCGACCAGGAGATTTCACAGTTCCGCGGCTCGGAGCTGATCGCCGAGAAGTGGAACCTGTCGCGCGAAGAGATGGAGCAGTACGCGTTGACCAGCCACGAGCGCGCGTTCGCGGCGATCCGTGCCGGACACTTCGACAACGAAATCGTCACCGTGGAAACCGAATCCGGGCCGTTCCGGGTCGACGAGGGCCCACGCGAGACGTCGCTGGAGAAGATGGCCGGCCTCAAGCCGCTCGTCGAGGGGGGCCGGCTGACGGCGGCGATGGCCAGCCAGATTTCCGACGGTGCCAGCGCGGTGCTGCTGGCTTCCGAGCGGGCCGTCAAAGACCACAAGCTGACTCCGCGGGCCCGCATCCACCACATCAGCGCCCGCGGCGCCGACCCGGTGTTCATGCTCACCGGGCCCATCCCCGCCACCCGTTACGCGCTGGACAAGGCCGGGCTGTCCATCGACGACATCGACACCGTCGAGATCAACGAGGCGTTCGCGCCGGTAGTTATGGCCTGGCTCAAGGAGATCAAGGCCGATCCGGAGAAGGTGAATCCCAACGGCGGTGCGATCGCCCTCGGTCATCCGCTGGGCGCTACTGGGGCAAAGCTTTTCACCACCATGCTCAACGAGCTCGAACGCGTCGGTGGCCGCTACGGGTTGCAGACGATGTGTGAGGGCGGCGGCACGGCGAACGTGACGATCGTCGAGCGGTTATGA
- the kstR2 gene encoding TetR family transcriptional regulator KstR2, whose product MDRVTGQPNSRRDELLELAAAMFAERGLRATTVRDIADGAGILSGSLYHHFSSKEEMVDELLRGFLDWLFTRYREIMDTEANPLERLKGLFMASFEAIRERHAQVVIYQDEAKRLLSQPRFAYIEDMNRQQRKMWVEVLHQGIDEGYFRPDLDVDLVYRFIRDTTWVSVRWYQPGGPLTAEQVGQQYLAIVLGGITAEFSKD is encoded by the coding sequence GTGGACCGAGTGACCGGTCAGCCAAACAGCCGCCGAGACGAGTTGCTAGAGCTCGCCGCGGCGATGTTCGCCGAGCGCGGATTGCGCGCCACCACCGTGCGTGACATCGCCGATGGCGCCGGCATTCTGTCCGGCAGTCTGTATCACCACTTCTCCTCCAAAGAGGAGATGGTTGACGAGCTGCTGCGCGGTTTCCTCGACTGGTTGTTCACCCGCTACCGCGAGATCATGGACACCGAGGCCAACCCGCTGGAGCGGCTCAAGGGGCTGTTCATGGCGTCGTTCGAGGCAATAAGGGAGCGCCACGCGCAGGTCGTCATCTACCAGGACGAGGCGAAACGGCTGTTGTCGCAACCCAGGTTCGCCTACATCGAGGACATGAATCGCCAGCAACGCAAGATGTGGGTCGAGGTGCTCCATCAGGGCATCGACGAAGGTTACTTCCGGCCCGACCTCGACGTCGACCTCGTCTACCGTTTCATCCGGGACACCACTTGGGTGTCGGTGCGCTGGTATCAACCCGGCGGGCCGCTCACCGCGGAGCAGGTGGGTCAGCAATATCTCGCCATCGTGCTCGGCGGCATTACGGCGGAATTTTCAAAAGATTGA
- the ipdF gene encoding (5R,7aS)-5-hydroxy-7a-methyl-1-oxo-2,3,5,6,7,7a-hexahydro-1H-indene-carboxyl-CoA reductase, protein MTLSEAPKEVAGHGLLDGKVVIVTAAAGTGIGSATARRALAEGADVVVSDHHERRLTETADELSALGLGRVEKVVCDVTSTAQVDALIDSTTARMGRIDVLVNNAGLGGQTPVVDMTDDEWDRVLDVTLTSVFRATRAVLRYFREAKHGGVIVNNASVLGWRAQHSQSHYAAAKAGVMALTRCSAIEAVEYGVRINAVSPSIARHKFLDKTTSAELLDRLSAGEAFGRAAEPWEIAATIAFLASDYSSYLTGEVISVSSQHP, encoded by the coding sequence TTGACGCTTTCCGAAGCGCCGAAAGAGGTTGCCGGACACGGGCTTCTGGACGGCAAGGTGGTCATCGTCACCGCCGCCGCGGGCACCGGCATCGGCTCGGCGACGGCCCGCCGCGCCCTGGCCGAGGGTGCCGACGTGGTGGTGTCCGACCACCACGAGCGACGGCTGACCGAGACCGCCGACGAACTGTCCGCGCTGGGACTGGGCCGGGTCGAGAAGGTGGTGTGCGACGTGACGTCCACCGCCCAGGTCGACGCCCTAATCGACTCGACCACCGCGCGCATGGGCCGCATCGACGTGCTGGTCAACAACGCCGGGCTGGGCGGACAGACGCCGGTGGTCGACATGACCGACGACGAATGGGACCGCGTCCTGGACGTGACGCTGACGTCGGTGTTCCGGGCCACCCGGGCGGTCCTGCGGTACTTCCGTGAGGCCAAGCACGGCGGCGTCATCGTCAACAACGCGAGCGTGCTGGGCTGGCGGGCCCAGCACTCGCAATCGCACTACGCCGCGGCCAAGGCAGGGGTGATGGCGTTAACACGTTGCAGCGCAATAGAAGCCGTCGAGTACGGGGTCCGCATCAACGCGGTGTCACCCAGCATCGCCCGGCACAAGTTTCTGGACAAGACGACCTCGGCCGAGCTGCTCGACCGGCTGTCCGCCGGCGAGGCGTTCGGCCGCGCCGCCGAGCCCTGGGAAATCGCGGCCACCATCGCCTTTCTGGCCAGCGACTACTCCAGCTACCTCACCGGCGAGGTCATCTCGGTGTCGAGCCAGCATCCGTGA
- the ipdE1 gene encoding acyl-CoA dehydrogenase IpdE1, whose translation MQDVEEFRAEVRQWLADNLVGEFAALKGLGGPGREHEAFEERRAWNQHLAKAGLTCLGWPVEHGGRGLSTAHRVAFYEEYARADAPDKVNHFGEELLGPTLIAFGTPEQQQRFLPRILDVTELWCQGYSEPGAGSDLANVSTTAELDGEGEQWHINGQKVWTSLAHLSQWCFVVARTEKGSKRHAGLSYLLVPLDQPGVQIRPIVQITGTAEFNEVFFDDARTDASLVVGEPGDGWRVAMGTLTFERGVSTLGQQIRYARELSNLAELAGRNGAVDDPFIRERLTRAWTGLRAMRSYALATMDVEQPGQDNVSKLLWANWHRDLGELAMDVIGKPGLALTDGEFDEWQRLFLFTRADTIYGGSNEIQRNIIAERVLGLPREVKG comes from the coding sequence ATGCAGGACGTCGAGGAGTTCCGGGCCGAGGTCCGCCAGTGGCTCGCCGACAATCTCGTCGGCGAATTCGCAGCGCTCAAGGGGCTTGGCGGACCCGGGCGCGAGCACGAGGCCTTCGAAGAGCGCAGGGCCTGGAACCAGCATCTCGCCAAGGCCGGGCTGACGTGCCTGGGATGGCCGGTCGAGCACGGCGGCCGTGGGCTTTCCACCGCGCACCGGGTGGCGTTCTATGAGGAATACGCCCGCGCCGACGCCCCGGACAAGGTCAACCACTTCGGCGAGGAGCTGCTCGGGCCGACCCTGATCGCGTTCGGGACACCCGAGCAGCAGCAGCGCTTCCTGCCGCGCATCCTCGACGTCACCGAGCTGTGGTGCCAGGGATATTCGGAGCCCGGCGCCGGCAGCGACCTGGCCAACGTGTCCACCACCGCCGAGCTCGACGGCGAGGGTGAGCAGTGGCACATCAATGGCCAGAAGGTGTGGACGTCGCTGGCGCACCTGTCGCAGTGGTGCTTTGTGGTGGCCCGCACCGAGAAGGGCTCCAAGCGGCACGCCGGCCTGTCGTATCTGCTGGTGCCGCTGGATCAGCCCGGTGTGCAGATCCGGCCGATCGTCCAGATCACCGGCACCGCGGAGTTCAATGAGGTGTTCTTCGACGACGCCCGCACCGACGCCTCGTTGGTGGTCGGCGAGCCGGGCGACGGCTGGCGCGTCGCGATGGGGACGCTGACCTTCGAGCGCGGCGTCTCGACACTCGGGCAGCAAATCCGTTATGCGCGTGAGCTTTCCAACCTGGCCGAACTCGCGGGCCGCAACGGCGCCGTCGACGACCCGTTCATCCGCGAGCGGCTGACCCGGGCGTGGACCGGGCTGCGGGCCATGCGCAGCTATGCCTTGGCCACCATGGATGTCGAGCAGCCCGGCCAGGACAACGTGTCGAAGTTGTTGTGGGCCAACTGGCATCGCGATCTCGGCGAGCTGGCCATGGACGTGATCGGCAAGCCCGGGCTCGCGCTGACCGACGGCGAATTCGACGAATGGCAGCGCCTGTTCCTGTTCACCCGCGCCGACACCATCTACGGCGGATCCAACGAGATCCAGCGCAACATCATCGCCGAGCGGGTGCTCGGCCTGCCCAGGGAGGTAAAAGGTTGA